From one Heterodontus francisci isolate sHetFra1 chromosome 17, sHetFra1.hap1, whole genome shotgun sequence genomic stretch:
- the zfpm1 gene encoding zinc finger protein ZFPM1 isoform X5, with product MSRRKQSNPRQIKRSVDEMEKGEENLTDDNNMSEREAVASNHDESADCDTSSSFYSEVLCHIYGAEMKKSKHITSKVQYNDQGLQDVPKTPEEQEVKWPTDKRKDSEMWHMPDDQIWCKTTKPITEGECLTAVVGPLHQCNRYPVLNLSVKMEPVEPAECSEQATTYPASLHSDIQLLPQQAGMAAILATAVVNKDIFPCKSCGIWYRSERNLQAHLMYYCASRQKSESTPTEEKPKDPSPHERICPFPQCNKSCPSASSLEIHVRSHSGERPFVCLICLSAFTTKANCERHLKVHMDTLNGVCHGCGFVSTTKDILYSHLLSNHMVCQPGSKGDSYSPGTGLPVLPLTGVKLANPFLTLKCNQCEYVGDSESSLQQHISLHVVQDTLQCNQCHEKLRNAAELAKHVEIHQGNESRHHMEETKDKDNRGSPALSREVPEEFNIMVKVKEEPLNLQSEGDRTMDEGPTMEESPTNPTPDHSSSVSPARSTLVVKVKSECSSPTPSSSPVHSGTGSNMPEETVLVPYMFSHETSTFPQASEILAKMSELVHSRLKQGVNNYPLLYAGAPIQKGATCYECDITFNNINNYLAHKRLYCSSRHQQAENPTVDETVKDSAPRNKTEQVSHSPASVAENQHASSSQTDTERDLRIANTESKPPEIKTEDSAMKDTSSEGESLSRISEGSRSPSNSVEDFDDDPSKTVCEACNIRFTRHETYVVHKRLYCASRHDPPLRRPNGGKVAFLQQSVRTRKRRKLYEIHGTGHQPPPPPSPSELSVHSPSAAILQSAGLPNNPEALKIKQEAVSLSSRSTDSLSTGYMVTTQSSTALSPGSSSDVDGPIDLSKKPRIQEEPSIHVAPLLPAAHFSTDYHECTSCKISFNNVENYLTHKKYYCSATALHSKVEHLARVKMQASSIKAKKNRMEITDPHIQTEELKKKDISTKCIPESPNVVHGCITPNSSPGMYHCSSDVLQDGPQLSPHGKTFSAPQRTHSVICPYCPLNGPIEGDLIEHFKNVHDLLLAKQLSTGHTTEGIMQDISSQGKLMTNSVSETSLQNSRVPAPSLKSAAQIQKNIPNAKDQRESVSSQSSIESPLQNISPKPLLTPSPNVALKILPVPDSPRNPGFKSLSPSINVDKSVQTAMSLPSPVQNGNHRYCRLCNIKFSSLSTFIAHKKYYCSSHTAEHVK from the exons ATGATCAGATTTGGTGTAAAACCACAAAGCCCATCACAGAAGGAGAATGTTTAACAGCAGTTGTTGGTCCTTTGCATCAGTGTAACAGATACCCTGTGTTAAATTTAAGTGTTAAGATGGAGCCAGTGGAGCCTGCAGAGTGCTCGGAGCAAGCAACCACATACCCAGCTTCATTACATTCTGACATCCAGCTTCTTCCTCAGCAGGCAGGCATGGCTGCAATATTAGCCACTGCAGTTGTCAACA AGGACATCTTTCCTTGTAAATCTTGTGGGATTTGGTATCGGAGTGAAAGAAACCTGCAAGCTCACCTGATGTATTACTGTGCCAGCCGACAGAAATCTGAATCCACTCCTACAGAGGAAAAACCCAAGGATCCTTCACCACATGAGCGCATCTGCCCCTTCCCACAATGCAACAAGAGCTGTCCCAGTGCCAGTTCACTGGAGATTCACGTGCGTAGTCACAGTG GTGAAAGGCCATTTGTGTGTTTAATCTGCCTGTCGGCATTCACAACAAAGGCAAACTGTGAGCGACACCTGAAAGTACACATGGACACCCTGAATG GTGTTTGTCATGGCTGTGGATTTGTCTCCACCACAAAAGATATCCTGTACAGTCATCTACTTAGCAATCATATGGTCTGCCAGCCAGGTTCAAAGGGTGACTCATACTCCCCAGGAACAGGTCTACCTGTCCTTCCTCTAACAG GTGTGAAACTTGCAAATCCTTTCCTGACTCTGAAGTGTAACCAATGTGAATATGTTGGGGACTCTGAATCAAGCTTGCAGCAACATATTTCATTGCATGTTGTACAAGATACATTGCAGTGCAATCAATGCCATGAGAAGCTAAGAAATGCTGCTGAGTTAGCTAAGCACGTGGAGATTCATCAAGGCAATGAATCACGGCACCATATGGAGGAAACAAAGGACAAGGATAACAGGGGATCTCCAGCTTTAAGTAGAGAAGTTCCTGAAGAATTTAACATAATGGTGAAAGTCAAAGAGGAACCTCTCAATTTGCAATCTGAAGGTGATAGGACTATGGATGAGGGTCCGACAATGGAGGAGAGTCCGACAAATCCCACTCCTGACCATTCCTCCAGTGTTTCACCAGCAAGAAGCACACTTGTAGTAAAAGTGAAGTCTGAGTGTTCAAGCCCAACACCATCCTCAAGCCCAGTCCACAGTGGGACAGGTTCAAATATGCCAGAAGAAACTGTTTTAGTACCATATATGTTCAGTCATGAAACTTCCACATTTCCGCAAGCTTCAGAAATTTTAGCCAAAATGTCTGAGCTGGTCCACAGCAGACTAAAGCAAGGGGTCAACAACTATCCACTTCTTTATGCAGGAGCTCCCATTCAAAAAGGAGCAACATGCTATGAATGTGACATTACATTCAATAATATCAACAACTACTTGGCACACAAACGACTCTATTGTTCTAGCAGGCATCAGCAGGCAGAGAACCCTACTGTTGATGAGACGGTGAAGGATTCTGCACCCAGAAACAAAACTGAACAAGTATCTCATAGTCCAGCTTCTGTAGCAGAAAATCAGCATGCTTCTTCCTCACAGACTGACACTGAAAGAGACCTACGGATAGCGAACACTGAGAGTAAACCACCAGAAATCAAAACTGAGGACAGTGCCATGAAGGATACCTCATCGGAGGGGGAAAGCCTTAGCAGAATTAGTGAAGGGAGCCGAAgtccaagcaactctgttgaagattTTGATGATGACCCTTCAAAAACTGTTTGTGAAGCCTGCAACATAAGGTTTACCCGACATGAAACCTATGTTGTCCACAAGCGTTTATATTGTGCTTCAAGACATGACCCTCCTCTTCGGAGGCCAAATGGAGGAAAAGTGGCATTTCTTCAGCAAAGTGTACGTACACGTAAACGTAGAAAGCTGTATGAGATTCATGGTACTGGCCATCAGCCTCCTCCTCCACCTTCCCCAAGTGAATTATCTGTTCATAGTCCTTCAGCTGCCATCCTTCAAAGTGCTGGGCTACCTAATAATCCAGAAGCTTTGAAAATAAAACAAGAGGCTGTCTCACTTTCTTCAAGGTCAACTGATTCTCTTTCAACAGGTTACATGGTAACAACTCAGTCCAGCACAGCATTATCACCAGGTTCAAGTTCAGATGTTGATGGACCAATTGATCTTAGCAAAAAGCCTCGTATTCAGGAAGAACCGTCAATTCATGTTGCCCCTTTGCTTCCAGCCGCTCACTTTTCAACAGATTATCATGAATGTACCTCCTGCAAAATTAGTTTTAACAATGTAGAAAATTATCTTACTCACAAAAAGTATTACTGCTCTGCTACCGCTCTTCACAGTAAAGTGGAGCATCTTGCCAGAGTAAAGATGCAGGCTTCTTCAATAAAAGCTAAGAAAAATAGGATGGAAATTACAGACCCTCACATACAAACAGAGGAATTGAAGAAAAAAGATATTAGCACTAAATGTATTCCAGAAAGTCCAAATGTAGTACATGGCTGTATTACTCCAAACAGCTCTCCAGGAATGTATCACTGCAGTTCAGATGTTTTGCAGGATGGGCCTCAGTTGTCCCCGCATGGTAAGACCTTCTCAGCACCTCAGCGCACTCATTCCGTTATCTGTCCTTATTGTCCACTTAATGGACCAATTGAAGGAGACCTTATTGAGCATTTTAAGAATGTTCATGATTTGCTGTTGGCCAAGCAGCTTTCAACTGGGCACACAACAGAAGGTATAATGCAGGATATTTCATCACAAGGTAAACTCATGACAAACAGTGTTTCTGAAACCAGTCTTCAGAATTCAAGAGTTCCTGCTCCATCTCTCAAGTCAGCTGCACAAATACAGAAGAATATCCCGAATGCCAAAGATCAAAGAGAATCTGTCTCTTCCCAGTCTTCAATTGAAAGTCCTTTGCAGAACATCTCACCTAAACCTTTACTGACACCCTCCCCTaatgttgctctgaaaatattaccAGTGCCTGACAGCCCCAGGAATCCAGGCTTCAAATCCCTCAGCCCATCCATTAATGTTGACAAATCTGTTCAGACAGCCATGTCACTCCCAAGCCCTGTGCAGAATGGAAACCACAGATACTGTCGCTTGTGCAACATTAAGTTCAGTAGTCTTTCAACTTTTATAGCTCACAAGAAGTATTACTGTTCTTCTCATACTGCAGAACATGTTAAATAA
- the zfpm1 gene encoding zinc finger protein ZFPM1 isoform X6 — translation MKNWPIAPSTAKVLEVRMEEMVCCCDLITNLIRMGVTKKCEQQKMNSEACSRKLLVLDDQIWCKTTKPITEGECLTAVVGPLHQCNRYPVLNLSVKMEPVEPAECSEQATTYPASLHSDIQLLPQQAGMAAILATAVVNKDIFPCKSCGIWYRSERNLQAHLMYYCASRQKSESTPTEEKPKDPSPHERICPFPQCNKSCPSASSLEIHVRSHSGERPFVCLICLSAFTTKANCERHLKVHMDTLNGVCHGCGFVSTTKDILYSHLLSNHMVCQPGSKGDSYSPGTGLPVLPLTGVKLANPFLTLKCNQCEYVGDSESSLQQHISLHVVQDTLQCNQCHEKLRNAAELAKHVEIHQGNESRHHMEETKDKDNRGSPALSREVPEEFNIMVKVKEEPLNLQSEGDRTMDEGPTMEESPTNPTPDHSSSVSPARSTLVVKVKSECSSPTPSSSPVHSGTGSNMPEETVLVPYMFSHETSTFPQASEILAKMSELVHSRLKQGVNNYPLLYAGAPIQKGATCYECDITFNNINNYLAHKRLYCSSRHQQAENPTVDETVKDSAPRNKTEQVSHSPASVAENQHASSSQTDTERDLRIANTESKPPEIKTEDSAMKDTSSEGESLSRISEGSRSPSNSVEDFDDDPSKTVCEACNIRFTRHETYVVHKRLYCASRHDPPLRRPNGGKVAFLQQSVRTRKRRKLYEIHGTGHQPPPPPSPSELSVHSPSAAILQSAGLPNNPEALKIKQEAVSLSSRSTDSLSTGYMVTTQSSTALSPGSSSDVDGPIDLSKKPRIQEEPSIHVAPLLPAAHFSTDYHECTSCKISFNNVENYLTHKKYYCSATALHSKVEHLARVKMQASSIKAKKNRMEITDPHIQTEELKKKDISTKCIPESPNVVHGCITPNSSPGMYHCSSDVLQDGPQLSPHGKTFSAPQRTHSVICPYCPLNGPIEGDLIEHFKNVHDLLLAKQLSTGHTTEGIMQDISSQGKLMTNSVSETSLQNSRVPAPSLKSAAQIQKNIPNAKDQRESVSSQSSIESPLQNISPKPLLTPSPNVALKILPVPDSPRNPGFKSLSPSINVDKSVQTAMSLPSPVQNGNHRYCRLCNIKFSSLSTFIAHKKYYCSSHTAEHVK, via the exons ATGATCAGATTTGGTGTAAAACCACAAAGCCCATCACAGAAGGAGAATGTTTAACAGCAGTTGTTGGTCCTTTGCATCAGTGTAACAGATACCCTGTGTTAAATTTAAGTGTTAAGATGGAGCCAGTGGAGCCTGCAGAGTGCTCGGAGCAAGCAACCACATACCCAGCTTCATTACATTCTGACATCCAGCTTCTTCCTCAGCAGGCAGGCATGGCTGCAATATTAGCCACTGCAGTTGTCAACA AGGACATCTTTCCTTGTAAATCTTGTGGGATTTGGTATCGGAGTGAAAGAAACCTGCAAGCTCACCTGATGTATTACTGTGCCAGCCGACAGAAATCTGAATCCACTCCTACAGAGGAAAAACCCAAGGATCCTTCACCACATGAGCGCATCTGCCCCTTCCCACAATGCAACAAGAGCTGTCCCAGTGCCAGTTCACTGGAGATTCACGTGCGTAGTCACAGTG GTGAAAGGCCATTTGTGTGTTTAATCTGCCTGTCGGCATTCACAACAAAGGCAAACTGTGAGCGACACCTGAAAGTACACATGGACACCCTGAATG GTGTTTGTCATGGCTGTGGATTTGTCTCCACCACAAAAGATATCCTGTACAGTCATCTACTTAGCAATCATATGGTCTGCCAGCCAGGTTCAAAGGGTGACTCATACTCCCCAGGAACAGGTCTACCTGTCCTTCCTCTAACAG GTGTGAAACTTGCAAATCCTTTCCTGACTCTGAAGTGTAACCAATGTGAATATGTTGGGGACTCTGAATCAAGCTTGCAGCAACATATTTCATTGCATGTTGTACAAGATACATTGCAGTGCAATCAATGCCATGAGAAGCTAAGAAATGCTGCTGAGTTAGCTAAGCACGTGGAGATTCATCAAGGCAATGAATCACGGCACCATATGGAGGAAACAAAGGACAAGGATAACAGGGGATCTCCAGCTTTAAGTAGAGAAGTTCCTGAAGAATTTAACATAATGGTGAAAGTCAAAGAGGAACCTCTCAATTTGCAATCTGAAGGTGATAGGACTATGGATGAGGGTCCGACAATGGAGGAGAGTCCGACAAATCCCACTCCTGACCATTCCTCCAGTGTTTCACCAGCAAGAAGCACACTTGTAGTAAAAGTGAAGTCTGAGTGTTCAAGCCCAACACCATCCTCAAGCCCAGTCCACAGTGGGACAGGTTCAAATATGCCAGAAGAAACTGTTTTAGTACCATATATGTTCAGTCATGAAACTTCCACATTTCCGCAAGCTTCAGAAATTTTAGCCAAAATGTCTGAGCTGGTCCACAGCAGACTAAAGCAAGGGGTCAACAACTATCCACTTCTTTATGCAGGAGCTCCCATTCAAAAAGGAGCAACATGCTATGAATGTGACATTACATTCAATAATATCAACAACTACTTGGCACACAAACGACTCTATTGTTCTAGCAGGCATCAGCAGGCAGAGAACCCTACTGTTGATGAGACGGTGAAGGATTCTGCACCCAGAAACAAAACTGAACAAGTATCTCATAGTCCAGCTTCTGTAGCAGAAAATCAGCATGCTTCTTCCTCACAGACTGACACTGAAAGAGACCTACGGATAGCGAACACTGAGAGTAAACCACCAGAAATCAAAACTGAGGACAGTGCCATGAAGGATACCTCATCGGAGGGGGAAAGCCTTAGCAGAATTAGTGAAGGGAGCCGAAgtccaagcaactctgttgaagattTTGATGATGACCCTTCAAAAACTGTTTGTGAAGCCTGCAACATAAGGTTTACCCGACATGAAACCTATGTTGTCCACAAGCGTTTATATTGTGCTTCAAGACATGACCCTCCTCTTCGGAGGCCAAATGGAGGAAAAGTGGCATTTCTTCAGCAAAGTGTACGTACACGTAAACGTAGAAAGCTGTATGAGATTCATGGTACTGGCCATCAGCCTCCTCCTCCACCTTCCCCAAGTGAATTATCTGTTCATAGTCCTTCAGCTGCCATCCTTCAAAGTGCTGGGCTACCTAATAATCCAGAAGCTTTGAAAATAAAACAAGAGGCTGTCTCACTTTCTTCAAGGTCAACTGATTCTCTTTCAACAGGTTACATGGTAACAACTCAGTCCAGCACAGCATTATCACCAGGTTCAAGTTCAGATGTTGATGGACCAATTGATCTTAGCAAAAAGCCTCGTATTCAGGAAGAACCGTCAATTCATGTTGCCCCTTTGCTTCCAGCCGCTCACTTTTCAACAGATTATCATGAATGTACCTCCTGCAAAATTAGTTTTAACAATGTAGAAAATTATCTTACTCACAAAAAGTATTACTGCTCTGCTACCGCTCTTCACAGTAAAGTGGAGCATCTTGCCAGAGTAAAGATGCAGGCTTCTTCAATAAAAGCTAAGAAAAATAGGATGGAAATTACAGACCCTCACATACAAACAGAGGAATTGAAGAAAAAAGATATTAGCACTAAATGTATTCCAGAAAGTCCAAATGTAGTACATGGCTGTATTACTCCAAACAGCTCTCCAGGAATGTATCACTGCAGTTCAGATGTTTTGCAGGATGGGCCTCAGTTGTCCCCGCATGGTAAGACCTTCTCAGCACCTCAGCGCACTCATTCCGTTATCTGTCCTTATTGTCCACTTAATGGACCAATTGAAGGAGACCTTATTGAGCATTTTAAGAATGTTCATGATTTGCTGTTGGCCAAGCAGCTTTCAACTGGGCACACAACAGAAGGTATAATGCAGGATATTTCATCACAAGGTAAACTCATGACAAACAGTGTTTCTGAAACCAGTCTTCAGAATTCAAGAGTTCCTGCTCCATCTCTCAAGTCAGCTGCACAAATACAGAAGAATATCCCGAATGCCAAAGATCAAAGAGAATCTGTCTCTTCCCAGTCTTCAATTGAAAGTCCTTTGCAGAACATCTCACCTAAACCTTTACTGACACCCTCCCCTaatgttgctctgaaaatattaccAGTGCCTGACAGCCCCAGGAATCCAGGCTTCAAATCCCTCAGCCCATCCATTAATGTTGACAAATCTGTTCAGACAGCCATGTCACTCCCAAGCCCTGTGCAGAATGGAAACCACAGATACTGTCGCTTGTGCAACATTAAGTTCAGTAGTCTTTCAACTTTTATAGCTCACAAGAAGTATTACTGTTCTTCTCATACTGCAGAACATGTTAAATAA